The proteins below are encoded in one region of Segatella copri:
- the ftsA gene encoding cell division protein FtsA, protein MPKEFIVAIELGSSKMTGIAGQKNLDGSITVLATVEEDSSSCIRKGVIYNIDKTCQCLTNIIKKLKNILKQDITQVYVGVGGRSIRSIKNVIVKDLPGNTIISQEMINELMDINRNMTYPDQEILDAATQEYKIDNQYQIDPVGIQCNHLEGIFLNILWRKNFYNNINTCFENANIPIAEMYLAPLAMADSVLTDSEKRAGCMLVDLGADTTTVSVYYKGILRHLSVIPLGGGNVTKDLTCLQIEEPDAEKMKLKYAKAYTDINNIDPTLNYPIDKDRVVESKKFIEIVEARVEEIVENAWFQIPVEFSDKLLGGIILTGGGSNMPEIDKVFKTHTHIDKVRIAKFVSQTVNSKDPKITNHDGTMNTVLGLLAKGDMNCAGDEIGTDLFSNSAEKPVATEQHKAPRNPNETAGKGVVLTAAEKAAADEAARKQKELEEAEARLLAEKEAEEEEKRRKENSLIHKMMRGFKKFVKDTISEEE, encoded by the coding sequence ATGCCAAAGGAATTTATTGTAGCTATCGAACTTGGCTCATCTAAGATGACAGGTATAGCAGGTCAGAAGAATTTGGACGGCAGCATCACCGTACTTGCCACCGTAGAGGAAGATTCATCTTCTTGCATCAGAAAGGGTGTAATCTATAACATTGACAAAACCTGCCAATGCTTGACCAACATCATCAAGAAGTTGAAGAATATACTGAAACAGGATATTACCCAGGTCTATGTAGGCGTGGGCGGTCGCTCTATACGCAGTATCAAGAACGTCATTGTCAAGGATCTCCCAGGTAACACCATCATCTCACAAGAGATGATCAATGAACTGATGGATATCAACCGCAACATGACCTATCCGGACCAGGAAATCCTGGATGCTGCAACTCAGGAATACAAGATAGACAACCAATACCAGATAGACCCTGTAGGAATACAGTGTAACCATTTGGAAGGCATCTTCCTGAATATACTTTGGCGCAAGAACTTCTATAACAATATCAATACCTGTTTTGAAAATGCCAACATTCCTATTGCAGAAATGTACCTGGCTCCTTTAGCTATGGCAGACAGCGTTTTGACAGACTCAGAAAAGCGTGCAGGCTGTATGCTTGTTGACTTGGGTGCCGATACGACAACCGTTTCTGTATATTATAAAGGTATACTTCGTCATCTCTCTGTCATCCCATTAGGCGGCGGCAACGTGACCAAAGACTTAACTTGTCTTCAGATTGAAGAGCCTGATGCTGAAAAGATGAAACTCAAGTATGCCAAGGCTTATACCGATATCAACAATATCGACCCGACCCTGAACTACCCTATTGACAAGGATAGAGTGGTTGAAAGCAAGAAGTTCATCGAAATCGTAGAAGCACGCGTAGAGGAAATCGTAGAAAACGCATGGTTCCAGATTCCGGTGGAATTCTCAGATAAGCTGTTGGGTGGTATCATCCTTACAGGTGGCGGCAGCAACATGCCTGAAATCGATAAGGTTTTCAAGACACATACCCACATCGACAAAGTACGCATTGCCAAGTTTGTTTCTCAAACAGTCAACTCCAAGGATCCTAAGATTACCAATCACGATGGTACAATGAACACCGTATTGGGACTCCTGGCAAAGGGAGACATGAACTGTGCAGGTGATGAAATCGGCACTGATCTCTTCAGCAATTCTGCAGAAAAGCCAGTAGCAACAGAGCAGCACAAGGCTCCTAGAAACCCTAACGAGACTGCCGGCAAGGGCGTTGTACTAACTGCGGCAGAAAAAGCGGCTGCTGACGAGGCTGCCCGCAAGCAAAAAGAACTGGAAGAAGCTGAGGCAAGACTTCTGGCAGAAAAAGAAGCCGAAGAAGAAGAAAAAAGACGCAAAGAAAACAGTCTCATCCATAAAATGATGAGAGGTTTCAAGAAGTTTGTGAAAGATACCATTTCTGAAGAAGAATAA
- a CDS encoding cell division protein FtsQ, protein MHINWKKTIIIALDLVLGTYLVFAFTRFNKPDETKLVCTKVNINIQDEMTNGFLNAKEIKKRLEARKLYPLGEPLKEVNARMIEETLKTSPFVKTAECSKTQDGLVDIYLTQRMPIVRIKNISNEDYYIDDHNQIMPNTNYTCDIIIATGYINKWYAKKYISLLSKALMTNELWRNQIEQINVLPDRGIELVPRVGNHIIYIGNLPETNLIDKREQAINDFVNKKMNRLEKFYKYGLSQAGWNKYSYINIEFDNQIICKKHQNS, encoded by the coding sequence ATGCATATCAATTGGAAGAAAACCATCATCATCGCACTGGATTTAGTACTCGGTACTTATCTGGTATTCGCTTTCACCAGGTTTAACAAACCTGATGAAACGAAGTTGGTATGCACCAAGGTGAACATCAACATCCAAGATGAGATGACGAATGGCTTTCTGAATGCGAAGGAAATCAAGAAACGACTGGAAGCCAGGAAACTCTATCCGCTGGGGGAACCGCTCAAAGAGGTGAACGCCCGCATGATAGAAGAAACCTTGAAGACCAGTCCTTTCGTCAAGACGGCAGAATGTTCAAAGACTCAAGATGGTCTTGTTGACATCTACCTCACCCAACGCATGCCAATCGTCAGAATCAAAAACATCAGCAACGAGGACTATTATATTGATGACCACAATCAGATCATGCCCAACACGAACTATACATGCGACATTATCATCGCAACGGGCTACATCAACAAGTGGTATGCTAAAAAATACATCTCATTACTAAGCAAAGCGCTGATGACGAATGAACTCTGGCGAAACCAGATAGAACAGATCAATGTCCTGCCTGATAGAGGAATAGAACTGGTACCGCGAGTAGGCAACCACATTATATATATAGGTAACCTGCCAGAGACCAACCTCATCGACAAACGAGAGCAAGCCATCAACGATTTCGTCAACAAGAAGATGAATCGATTAGAGAAATTCTATAAGTATGGACTCTCACAAGCTGGCTGGAACAAGTATTCGTATATCAATATCGAATTCGACAACCAGATCATATGTAAAAAGCATCAAAATAGCTAA
- the murC gene encoding UDP-N-acetylmuramate--L-alanine ligase, translating to MEIKDIKAVYFVGAGGIGMSAIARYFLSKKLVVAGYDKTPSNLTHELEKEGMLIHYEENVDLIPEACKDAKTTLVVYTPAIPAEHKELVFFHENGFTIEKRAQVLGTLTRTHKGLCVAGTHGKTSTSTMCAHIMHQSHIDCNAFLGGISKNYGTNYILSDKSDYVVIEADEFDRSFHWLRPWMSVITATDPDHLDIYGTKEAYLESFRHYTELIQPGGALIIHKGLEMKQHVQDGVKIYEYSQDEGDFHAENIKIENGGITFDFISPIENVTGVELGQPVPINITNGVAAMAMAQLNGCTADELRNGMKTYGGVDRRFDFKIKNNKLVFLSDYAHHPKEIYQSAKSIRELYKDRKITAIFQPHLYTRTRDFYKDFANSLSLLDEVILCDIYPAREQPIPGVTSKLIYDNLKPGVEKSMIHKEDVLDLVKNRDFDVLVILGAGDLDNYVPQITKILEEK from the coding sequence ATGGAAATAAAAGATATTAAAGCAGTTTATTTTGTAGGAGCGGGCGGCATCGGAATGAGCGCCATCGCCAGATACTTCCTCAGCAAGAAGTTGGTTGTAGCCGGATATGACAAGACTCCATCCAATCTAACTCATGAGTTGGAGAAAGAGGGAATGCTTATCCACTATGAGGAGAATGTTGACCTCATACCAGAAGCCTGCAAGGACGCCAAGACAACATTGGTAGTCTACACACCGGCAATTCCTGCTGAACACAAGGAACTGGTTTTCTTCCATGAGAATGGCTTCACCATCGAGAAGCGAGCTCAGGTTCTGGGTACATTAACCCGTACACATAAGGGACTGTGCGTAGCGGGAACACACGGAAAGACATCAACATCTACCATGTGTGCTCACATCATGCACCAAAGCCATATTGACTGTAATGCCTTCCTGGGAGGTATCTCAAAGAACTATGGCACCAACTATATCCTCTCCGACAAGAGCGACTATGTTGTCATTGAAGCAGATGAGTTTGACCGCAGTTTCCACTGGTTGCGCCCATGGATGAGTGTCATCACGGCTACAGACCCAGACCATCTCGACATCTACGGCACCAAGGAGGCTTATCTGGAGAGTTTCCGTCACTATACAGAACTGATCCAACCGGGCGGTGCACTCATCATCCACAAAGGTCTGGAGATGAAGCAACACGTACAAGACGGTGTCAAGATATACGAATACAGCCAGGACGAGGGCGACTTCCACGCTGAGAACATCAAGATAGAGAATGGAGGTATCACCTTTGATTTCATCTCTCCTATCGAGAACGTAACGGGCGTAGAACTCGGACAGCCTGTGCCTATCAACATCACAAATGGTGTGGCAGCAATGGCAATGGCACAGTTGAATGGTTGTACAGCCGATGAACTCCGTAACGGCATGAAGACCTACGGAGGAGTTGACCGCCGTTTCGACTTTAAGATCAAGAACAACAAACTGGTATTCCTGTCTGATTATGCTCATCATCCAAAGGAGATATATCAGAGTGCTAAGAGTATCAGAGAGTTATACAAGGACCGTAAGATAACAGCCATCTTCCAGCCTCACTTGTATACTAGAACCCGCGATTTCTATAAAGATTTCGCCAACAGTTTGAGTCTCTTGGACGAGGTTATCCTCTGCGACATCTATCCAGCTCGCGAGCAGCCTATTCCAGGAGTAACCTCCAAGCTTATCTATGACAATCTGAAACCAGGTGTAGAAAAGAGCATGATTCACAAAGAAGACGTTCTTGACCTGGTAAAGAATCGAGACTTCGATGTTCTAGTTATCTTAGGAGCTGGCGATTTGGACAACTATGTTCCACAAATTACCAAAATACTTGAAGAGAAATAA
- the murG gene encoding undecaprenyldiphospho-muramoylpentapeptide beta-N-acetylglucosaminyltransferase, with amino-acid sequence MNNELRIIISGGGTGGHIFPAVSIANAIKAKRPDAKILFVGALGRMEMQRVPAAGYEIKGLPICGFDRKHLLKNIAVLFKIWKSQHMAKSIIKNFKPMAAVGVGGYASGPTLNVCASKGIPCLIQEQNSYAGVTNKLLAKKAEKICVAYEGMERFFPADKIIMTGNPVRQNVLETTITQEEARKQFGLDPEKKTILLVGGSLGARTINESVLQHLDLVKESGVQFIWQTGKYYNAAIMEQLKGQELPMLKVTDFISDMGAAYKAADLVISRAGASSISEFCLIGKPVILVPSPNVAEDHQTKNAMALVNKDAAIYVKDADAPEVLLKKAVDTVKDEAKLASLCENIKKLGLKNSADVIADEVIKLATK; translated from the coding sequence ATGAATAATGAATTAAGAATTATCATAAGCGGAGGCGGCACAGGTGGTCACATCTTCCCTGCCGTATCCATTGCAAATGCCATCAAGGCAAAGCGCCCTGATGCTAAGATTTTGTTTGTAGGTGCACTCGGCAGAATGGAAATGCAGCGTGTACCTGCTGCGGGTTATGAGATCAAGGGCTTGCCTATCTGCGGCTTTGACAGAAAGCATCTGCTCAAGAATATCGCCGTACTCTTCAAGATATGGAAGAGCCAGCACATGGCAAAGAGCATCATCAAAAACTTCAAGCCTATGGCGGCTGTGGGTGTAGGTGGCTATGCTAGCGGTCCAACTCTCAATGTTTGTGCCAGCAAAGGAATACCTTGCCTCATCCAGGAGCAGAATTCATACGCTGGTGTAACCAATAAACTCTTGGCCAAGAAGGCAGAAAAAATCTGTGTGGCTTACGAAGGAATGGAGCGCTTCTTCCCTGCAGACAAGATTATCATGACCGGCAATCCTGTTCGCCAGAATGTATTGGAAACTACCATCACCCAGGAAGAAGCACGCAAGCAGTTCGGTCTCGACCCTGAAAAGAAGACCATCTTGCTCGTAGGTGGCAGCCTTGGCGCAAGAACCATCAACGAGAGTGTACTCCAGCACCTCGACCTAGTGAAAGAAAGCGGCGTACAGTTTATCTGGCAAACAGGTAAATACTATAATGCTGCCATCATGGAGCAACTGAAAGGTCAGGAGCTGCCAATGCTCAAGGTTACTGATTTCATCAGCGACATGGGTGCAGCTTACAAGGCAGCCGACCTGGTTATCAGCCGCGCAGGTGCCAGCAGTATCAGCGAGTTCTGCCTCATCGGCAAACCGGTTATCCTGGTTCCAAGCCCTAATGTAGCAGAAGACCACCAGACCAAGAACGCCATGGCATTAGTCAACAAAGATGCTGCCATCTACGTAAAGGATGCCGATGCACCAGAGGTATTGCTCAAGAAAGCAGTTGACACGGTAAAAGACGAGGCAAAGCTTGCTTCGCTCTGTGAGAATATCAAGAAATTAGGATTAAAGAACTCTGCCGACGTCATCGCCGACGAAGTAATCAAATTAGCAACAAAGTAA